Part of the Fervidobacterium sp. genome, GCTAAGGGACGTGTGGAGGCTCAGAAGCCACCTTCTGTTATTCCTGAAGCACCTGCAAAACCGAAGGCGCCACCTGTAGAGGCCAAACCGGTTCAGTTTGCTCCGCTTCAGGCTCAGGCTCCTACAGCTGTCCCACCTAAGAATATAGATCTGATTCTTGATATTCCGCTTAAGGTTACTGTGGAGCTTGGTAAAACTGAGATGTATATAAGGG contains:
- the fliN gene encoding flagellar motor switch protein FliN, giving the protein AKGRVEAQKPPSVIPEAPAKPKAPPVEAKPVQFAPLQAQAPTAVPPKNIDLILDIPLKVTVELGKTEMYIRDILNLGPGSIIELDKLAGEPVEVLVNGKPVARGEVVVIDENFGVRITDIISPRERLEKLT